The Polaribacter tangerinus genome has a segment encoding these proteins:
- the mutS gene encoding DNA mismatch repair protein MutS has translation MAKKQAKKVTPLMKQYNAIKKKYPDAMLLFRVGDFYETFGEDAKKAAHVLGITLTKRGAGSDTETALAGFPHHSLNTYLPKLVKAGMRVAICDQLEDPKMTKTIVKRGVTELVTPGVSLNDEVLQSKTNNFLAAVHFNKNLLGISFLDVSTGEFLVAQGNTEYVDKLLQNFSPSEVLVQKQHKQQFLELFENRYYTFYLDDWVFNATYANEILQNHFEVKNLKGFGVEDLKNAIIAGGAVLYYLSETQHNQLKHIQNISRIAEDNYVWMDRFTVRNLELYNPNSINAVTLLDIIDQTISPMGGRLLKRWLALPLKNLDAIKKRHELVKFFIDSDDFSTIVSYQLKQISDLERLISKVATGKASPREIVLLKDSLKAIIPIKIAAEKSNNSVVKELGKQLHTCKELVDKITETLFDDAPVNVNKGNVIATGIHKELDDLRAISKSGKSYLDNMLARETERTGIHSLKIAFNNVFGYYIEVRNTHKDKVPTEWIRKQTLVNAERYITEELKEYETKILGAEEKISQLEQEIFSKLLQYVIGFVQIVQENAQIIAKIDCLHSFAVLAIANNYVRPIMDESTDLEIKNGRHPVIEKQLPIDQSYIANDVVLNRNMQQIIMITGPNMSGKSAILRQTALIVLLAQMGSYVPAQNAKIGLVDKIFTRVGASDNISMGESTFMVEMNETASILNNISDRSLVLLDEIGRGTSTYDGISIAWAITEFLHEHPSKPKTLFATHYHELNEMTTSFKRIKNFNVSVKELENTIIFLRKLVAGGSNHSFGIHVAKLAGMPNTVIHRANKILNKLEENTKKSEVKEALKQEQHTEMQLSFFQLDDPLLENIREEILATNIDSLTPIEALMKLNEIKRMLQKK, from the coding sequence TTGGCAAAAAAGCAAGCAAAAAAGGTAACTCCTTTAATGAAACAATACAATGCAATCAAGAAAAAATATCCTGATGCTATGTTGCTATTTCGTGTAGGAGACTTTTATGAAACCTTTGGAGAAGATGCCAAAAAAGCAGCCCATGTTTTAGGAATTACACTTACAAAAAGAGGTGCTGGTAGCGATACTGAAACAGCTTTGGCAGGTTTTCCGCATCATTCTTTAAATACCTATTTACCAAAGTTGGTAAAAGCCGGAATGCGTGTTGCTATTTGCGATCAGTTGGAAGACCCTAAAATGACCAAAACAATAGTAAAGAGAGGCGTTACAGAGTTGGTTACTCCGGGGGTTTCTTTAAACGATGAGGTGTTACAATCTAAAACAAATAATTTCTTAGCCGCTGTTCATTTTAATAAAAATCTATTAGGTATTTCTTTTTTAGATGTTTCTACAGGAGAGTTTTTGGTGGCTCAGGGAAATACCGAATATGTAGACAAATTATTACAAAATTTTTCTCCGAGTGAGGTGTTGGTTCAAAAACAACACAAACAACAGTTTTTAGAATTATTTGAAAACAGATATTACACTTTTTATTTAGATGATTGGGTGTTTAACGCCACTTATGCAAATGAAATTTTACAAAATCATTTTGAGGTTAAAAACCTAAAGGGGTTTGGTGTAGAAGATTTAAAAAATGCTATAATTGCTGGTGGAGCAGTTCTTTATTATTTATCTGAAACACAGCACAATCAGCTAAAACACATTCAGAATATTAGTAGAATTGCTGAAGATAATTATGTTTGGATGGATCGTTTTACGGTACGAAACCTAGAGCTTTACAACCCAAATTCTATAAATGCCGTTACTCTTTTAGATATTATAGATCAAACCATATCACCAATGGGTGGCCGATTGTTAAAACGTTGGTTGGCACTACCATTAAAAAACTTAGATGCTATAAAAAAGCGTCATGAATTGGTAAAGTTTTTTATAGATTCTGATGATTTTTCTACAATTGTAAGTTATCAATTAAAGCAAATTTCCGATTTAGAAAGGTTAATTTCTAAAGTAGCAACGGGCAAGGCATCACCAAGAGAAATTGTGCTTTTAAAAGATTCTTTAAAAGCTATAATTCCCATTAAAATTGCCGCTGAAAAAAGCAATAACAGTGTGGTAAAAGAGCTAGGCAAACAGCTACACACATGCAAAGAATTAGTTGATAAAATTACTGAAACTTTATTTGATGATGCTCCTGTAAATGTGAACAAAGGAAATGTTATTGCCACAGGAATTCACAAAGAATTAGACGATTTGAGAGCCATTTCTAAGTCTGGTAAAAGTTATTTAGATAATATGTTGGCTAGAGAAACTGAACGTACCGGAATACACAGTCTCAAAATTGCTTTCAACAATGTATTTGGATATTATATAGAAGTTAGAAATACGCACAAAGATAAGGTTCCAACAGAATGGATTCGTAAGCAAACTTTAGTAAACGCAGAACGTTATATTACAGAAGAGTTAAAAGAATACGAAACAAAAATTTTAGGAGCAGAAGAAAAAATAAGTCAATTAGAGCAAGAAATATTTTCCAAACTACTACAATATGTAATCGGTTTTGTACAAATAGTTCAAGAAAATGCTCAAATAATTGCAAAAATTGATTGTTTACATTCTTTTGCTGTTCTTGCAATAGCAAATAATTATGTTCGCCCAATAATGGATGAAAGTACCGATTTAGAGATAAAAAACGGACGTCATCCTGTAATTGAAAAACAATTACCTATAGACCAATCCTATATTGCAAATGATGTTGTTTTAAACAGAAATATGCAACAAATTATTATGATTACCGGACCAAACATGTCTGGTAAATCTGCTATTTTAAGACAAACAGCACTTATTGTTTTACTGGCACAAATGGGTAGTTATGTTCCTGCGCAAAATGCAAAAATTGGTTTGGTAGACAAAATTTTTACACGTGTTGGTGCTAGTGATAATATTTCTATGGGAGAATCTACATTTATGGTAGAAATGAATGAAACCGCCTCGATTTTAAATAATATTTCCGATCGTAGTTTGGTCTTATTAGACGAAATAGGAAGAGGCACTTCTACCTACGACGGAATTTCTATTGCTTGGGCGATTACCGAATTTTTACACGAACACCCATCAAAACCAAAAACTCTTTTTGCAACTCACTACCACGAACTAAATGAAATGACCACTAGTTTTAAACGGATAAAAAACTTTAATGTATCTGTAAAAGAGCTAGAAAACACTATTATTTTTCTGCGAAAACTTGTTGCTGGCGGTTCTAACCATAGTTTCGGTATTCATGTTGCTAAACTTGCAGGAATGCCCAATACGGTTATTCATAGAGCAAATAAAATACTAAACAAGCTAGAAGAAAACACTAAAAAAAGTGAGGTTAAAGAGGCCTTAAAACAAGAACAACATACTGAAATGCAACTTAGTTTTTTTCAGTTAGACGATCCTTTGCTTGAAAATATTAGAGAAGAAATTTTAGCCACAAATATAGATTCACTAACGCCTATTGAAGCACTAATGAAGTTAAATGAGATTAAACGCATGCTTCAAAAAAAATAA
- a CDS encoding Sec-independent protein translocase subunit TatA/TatB — translation MNVTLLFISGPEIIVIMLIVVMLFGADKIPEIARGLGKGIRQVKDATNDIKREIKDSSEKHGLDTDVTKDIHKEINAVKDNIDDFTGPIKRQL, via the coding sequence ATGAATGTAACACTGTTGTTTATTAGTGGACCAGAAATTATAGTTATCATGTTAATTGTGGTAATGTTATTTGGCGCAGATAAAATTCCTGAAATTGCAAGAGGTTTAGGAAAGGGAATCCGCCAGGTTAAAGATGCTACCAACGATATAAAAAGAGAAATAAAAGACAGTTCTGAAAAACACGGTTTAGATACAGACGTTACAAAAGATATTCATAAAGAAATTAATGCTGTTAAAGATAATATAGATGATTTTACTGGGCCTATAAAAAGGCAATTATAG
- a CDS encoding O-methyltransferase: MHFLPEKIDNYVLAHSQEEPTILQELTRETWQKVLNPRMLSGAFQGRVLAMITKIQQPKNILEIGTYTGYATLCFAEAMPAEGNIITIDKNEELQNLQNKYFEKSGYRHQIKQYIGNALEVIPTLKQKFDMVFIDADKSNYENYYHLIIDKMNSGGIILSDNVLWSGKIVEELDPKDKDTAALLRYNKLINSDERVETVLLPIRDGLTITRVK, from the coding sequence ATGCATTTTTTACCAGAAAAAATAGATAATTATGTTTTGGCACATTCACAAGAAGAGCCAACAATATTACAAGAATTAACTAGAGAAACTTGGCAAAAAGTATTAAACCCAAGAATGTTAAGCGGTGCTTTTCAGGGTAGAGTTTTAGCAATGATAACAAAAATTCAGCAACCAAAAAATATTCTAGAAATAGGTACTTATACAGGCTATGCAACCTTGTGTTTTGCAGAAGCAATGCCTGCAGAAGGAAACATAATTACGATTGATAAAAATGAAGAACTTCAAAATTTGCAAAATAAATATTTTGAAAAGTCTGGATACCGACATCAAATTAAACAATATATTGGCAATGCTTTAGAAGTGATACCTACTCTAAAACAGAAGTTTGATATGGTTTTTATTGATGCCGATAAGTCAAATTATGAAAATTATTATCATCTTATAATCGATAAAATGAATAGTGGAGGTATTATTTTATCAGACAATGTTTTGTGGAGTGGTAAAATAGTAGAAGAATTAGATCCGAAGGATAAAGATACCGCAGCTCTTTTAAGGTATAATAAATTGATAAATTCAGATGAAAGAGTAGAAACAGTATTGCTGCCAATAAGAGATGGTTTAACAATAACTAGGGTGAAATAA
- a CDS encoding sigma-70 family RNA polymerase sigma factor yields the protein MGAKKHSLEVNNWIDNYADYLYNYTITRVNDADVAKDLVQETFLAGLKSADNFLGKASERTWLVSILKRKIIDYYRKINSRKGQAEVRINFHESGDNEGSWLEERVPQNWNDTSSSSIENEELKEQLEKCINALPEKYAMVFRMKTILEYETEEICKELNISSSNLWVMIHRARTQLRKCMEDNWFNK from the coding sequence ATGGGGGCTAAAAAACATAGTTTAGAGGTTAATAACTGGATAGATAATTATGCAGATTATTTATACAACTACACAATTACGAGAGTAAACGATGCCGATGTTGCTAAAGATTTGGTTCAAGAAACTTTTTTGGCAGGTTTAAAATCTGCAGATAATTTTTTAGGAAAGGCCTCTGAGAGAACTTGGCTGGTATCTATTTTAAAAAGAAAAATAATAGATTATTATAGAAAGATAAATTCGAGAAAAGGGCAAGCAGAAGTTCGCATTAATTTTCATGAAAGTGGCGATAATGAAGGAAGCTGGTTAGAGGAGAGAGTTCCGCAAAATTGGAATGATACTTCGAGTAGTTCCATTGAGAATGAAGAACTAAAAGAACAGCTAGAAAAGTGCATTAATGCGTTGCCAGAAAAGTATGCAATGGTGTTTAGAATGAAAACTATTTTGGAGTACGAAACGGAAGAAATTTGTAAGGAGTTAAATATTAGTTCGTCAAATTTGTGGGTGATGATTCACAGAGCCAGAACGCAACTAAGAAAATGTATGGAAGATAACTGGTTTAATAAGTAA
- the panB gene encoding 3-methyl-2-oxobutanoate hydroxymethyltransferase — MSVAKKQYKRVTVKSLVDMKANGEKISMLTAYDYTMAKIVDSAGIDVILVGDSASNVMAGHETTLPITLDQMIYHASSVVRGIERCLVVVDLPFGSYQSDPKEALRSAIRIMKESGGHSIKLEGGKEIKDSIKRILNAGIPVMGHLGLTPQSIYKFGTYTVRAKEEEEAEKLMEDALMLERIGCFALVLEKVPAKLAKKVADALTIPVIGIGAGNGVDGQVLVTHDMIGMTHEFHPRFLRRYLDLFKDMTGAFKNYISDVKSGDFPNEKEQY; from the coding sequence ATGTCTGTTGCTAAAAAACAATATAAGCGAGTTACTGTAAAGTCTTTAGTCGATATGAAGGCTAATGGAGAAAAAATCTCTATGTTAACTGCGTATGATTATACGATGGCAAAAATTGTTGATAGTGCCGGAATTGACGTTATTCTTGTAGGAGACTCTGCATCGAACGTTATGGCGGGCCACGAAACTACTTTGCCAATTACTTTAGATCAAATGATTTATCATGCTAGCTCTGTAGTAAGAGGTATAGAGCGTTGTTTGGTTGTTGTAGATTTGCCTTTTGGAAGTTATCAATCTGATCCCAAAGAAGCCTTGCGTTCTGCAATTAGAATCATGAAAGAATCTGGTGGTCATTCGATAAAACTTGAGGGAGGAAAAGAGATTAAAGATTCTATTAAACGGATTTTAAATGCTGGGATTCCTGTTATGGGACATTTAGGATTAACGCCACAATCTATTTATAAATTCGGAACCTACACCGTAAGAGCAAAAGAGGAAGAAGAAGCAGAAAAACTTATGGAAGACGCCTTAATGTTAGAACGTATTGGTTGTTTTGCACTTGTTTTAGAAAAAGTACCTGCCAAACTGGCCAAAAAAGTTGCTGATGCACTAACCATACCAGTTATTGGTATTGGAGCTGGTAACGGAGTTGATGGTCAGGTGTTGGTTACGCATGATATGATTGGAATGACGCATGAATTTCATCCTCGCTTTTTAAGAAGGTATTTAGATTTGTTTAAAGACATGACCGGAGCTTTTAAAAACTATATTTCGGATGTAAAAAGTGGTGATTTTCCGAATGAAAAAGAACAATACTAG
- a CDS encoding NAD(P)-dependent oxidoreductase: MFKILHLDVNHPLLINQLTNAGFTNDEDYTSSKEDVIKKINLYDGIVIRSRFSIDQEFIKKASRLKFIARVGAGLENIDCDFASSKNIALIAAPEGNRNAVGEHSLAMLLSLFNKLNKADKEVKEGTWLREENRGLELDGNTIGLIGYGNMGKSFAKKLRGFDVKVLCYDIKPNVGDENATQVSLKKLQEEATIVSLHTPETPLTKKMIHTEFIRKFKNNIWLVNTARGSAVVTNDLVLALKEGKIKGAGLDVLEYENSSFENLFTSNDLPHAFEYLIRSDNVILTPHIAGWTIESKEKLAQTIVDKIIKNNYM, from the coding sequence ATGTTTAAAATTCTTCATTTAGATGTTAATCATCCGTTGCTTATAAACCAACTGACAAATGCTGGTTTTACCAATGATGAAGATTATACATCTTCGAAAGAAGACGTTATAAAAAAAATTAATTTGTATGACGGAATAGTTATCCGAAGTCGTTTTTCTATTGATCAAGAATTTATTAAAAAAGCATCTCGCTTAAAGTTTATTGCTCGTGTTGGCGCTGGACTAGAAAATATAGATTGTGATTTTGCTTCTTCGAAAAATATAGCCCTAATTGCAGCTCCTGAAGGTAACAGAAACGCTGTTGGAGAACATTCGTTAGCAATGCTTTTGTCTTTGTTTAACAAACTAAATAAAGCGGATAAGGAGGTAAAAGAAGGTACATGGTTACGGGAAGAAAATAGAGGTTTAGAGCTAGACGGAAATACAATAGGCTTAATTGGTTATGGGAATATGGGAAAATCGTTTGCAAAAAAACTTCGTGGTTTCGATGTAAAAGTACTTTGCTATGATATTAAACCAAATGTAGGAGATGAAAATGCCACACAAGTATCATTAAAAAAACTCCAAGAAGAGGCTACTATTGTAAGTTTACATACACCAGAAACACCTCTTACAAAAAAAATGATACATACAGAGTTTATCAGAAAATTTAAAAACAATATCTGGCTTGTAAATACTGCAAGAGGTAGCGCTGTTGTTACGAATGATCTCGTCTTAGCATTAAAAGAGGGTAAAATAAAAGGAGCAGGATTAGATGTTTTAGAATATGAAAATTCCTCTTTTGAAAACCTATTTACTTCAAATGATTTACCTCACGCTTTTGAATATTTAATACGTTCAGATAATGTAATTCTTACGCCACATATTGCAGGATGGACCATAGAAAGTAAAGAAAAGCTAGCTCAGACTATTGTAGATAAAATTATAAAAAATAACTATATGTAG
- a CDS encoding DoxX family protein yields the protein MRFLSNFPAEVLILTFLSITYVMSSFEKITDFKGNVTFIKAHFKSSPLQKYVSQLLIVLLILEVLASTLMLFGIYQLYTSEKKEIALLGTQVSAIVLLFLLIGQRLAKDYQGAMSLTVYFTLTVFAVFLLNN from the coding sequence ATGCGTTTTCTATCAAATTTTCCTGCAGAAGTTTTAATTCTTACTTTTTTAAGCATTACGTATGTAATGTCAAGTTTTGAAAAAATTACAGACTTTAAAGGAAATGTAACTTTTATTAAAGCACATTTTAAAAGCTCTCCGCTACAAAAATATGTTTCACAATTACTAATTGTTTTATTGATATTAGAAGTTTTGGCTTCCACATTAATGCTATTTGGGATTTATCAATTGTATACCTCTGAAAAAAAAGAAATAGCATTACTAGGAACACAAGTTTCTGCAATAGTGCTACTTTTTTTATTAATCGGTCAACGGCTAGCAAAAGATTATCAAGGCGCCATGTCGTTAACTGTATATTTTACATTAACTGTTTTTGCTGTTTTTTTATTAAATAACTAA
- a CDS encoding class I SAM-dependent methyltransferase, with amino-acid sequence MDDNKNLYSNLTHFLSCKDYAFSKENFELYYHSKYDFLATKPVPKNLAEYYKSENYISHTDSKKSFLDKIYQIVKNYTLKQKLSLINSFQTAQKTILDVGAGTGDFLKVCKSNDWKIFGIEPSLIARESAQKKGLFLNENTTELSGKKYDVITLWHVLEHVHNLQDYTLTLKNLLKEDGKLVIAVPNYKSYDANYYKEHWAAFDVPRHVWHFSQKSIQLLFSDVSMEVEKVLPMKFDAFYVSLLSEKYKRSKMSFVKAVYRGFISNLKAKRTSEYSSLIYIIKNKK; translated from the coding sequence TTGGACGATAATAAAAATCTTTATTCAAACTTAACACATTTCCTTTCTTGTAAAGATTATGCTTTTTCTAAAGAAAATTTTGAACTTTATTATCATTCAAAATACGATTTTTTAGCTACGAAGCCAGTTCCGAAAAACTTAGCAGAATATTATAAAAGCGAAAATTATATTTCCCACACAGATAGTAAAAAATCTTTTTTAGATAAGATTTATCAAATCGTAAAAAATTATACTTTAAAGCAAAAATTATCTTTGATTAATTCTTTTCAAACAGCACAAAAAACTATTTTAGATGTTGGAGCAGGAACAGGAGATTTTTTAAAAGTTTGTAAAAGTAATGATTGGAAAATATTCGGAATCGAGCCAAGTTTAATTGCTAGAGAGTCGGCTCAAAAAAAGGGTCTTTTTTTAAATGAAAATACAACCGAACTATCTGGTAAAAAATATGATGTAATTACTTTGTGGCATGTTTTAGAACATGTACATAATTTACAAGATTATACGCTAACTCTAAAAAACCTTTTAAAAGAGGATGGAAAATTAGTAATTGCTGTACCCAATTATAAAAGTTATGATGCAAATTATTATAAAGAACATTGGGCAGCATTTGACGTACCACGACATGTATGGCATTTTTCTCAAAAAAGCATACAGTTGCTTTTTTCTGATGTTTCTATGGAAGTAGAAAAAGTACTTCCAATGAAATTTGATGCATTTTATGTTTCCTTGCTTAGTGAAAAATATAAGAGAAGTAAAATGAGTTTTGTAAAAGCAGTTTACAGAGGTTTTATTTCAAATTTAAAAGCAAAAAGGACATCTGAGTATTCTTCTCTCATATACATAATCAAAAATAAAAAATAA
- the mnmG gene encoding tRNA uridine-5-carboxymethylaminomethyl(34) synthesis enzyme MnmG → MSLFSTTFDVIVVGGGHAGSEAAAASANMGAHTLLITTNLQNIAQMSCNPAMGGIAKGQIVREIDALGGYSAIVTDKTAIQFKMLNKSKGPAMWSPRAQSDRMQFAECWRTMLEQTPNLDFYQDSVNGLLFEGDVVVGVKTALGLSIKAKTVIITAGTFLNGLIHIGDKSFGGGRAGEGASTGITEDLIKKGFEAGRMKTGTPPRVDGRSLDYSKMEEQPGDNETEKFSYLPTSKALTNQRSCYLTYTNKKVHDLLREGFDRSPMFNGRIQSTGPRYCPSVEDKIDRFATKERHQIFVEPEGWTTVEMYVNGFSTSLPEDIQDKAIRAIAGFENVKFLRYGYAIEYDYFPPTQLTHSLETKRIKNLFFAGQINGTTGYEEAAAQGLMAGVNAALKVKNKEPFILKRNEAYIGVLIDDLITKGTEEPYRMFTSRAEYRTLLRQDNADLRLTPIGYKLGLASKERMDRVQKKQENADLLIDFLQKTSVTENEINPILASKNLALINQSMKLYKIASRPQLNFSDFNGLTKLTTFLKENNIDKEAIEQAVIHLKYSGYIEKEKNNADKLNRLENVIIPDSFKYEKVKSLSFEAREKLNKIRPTSISQASRISGVSPSDISVLLVYMGR, encoded by the coding sequence TGGTCGGTGGAGGTCACGCAGGTAGTGAAGCTGCTGCAGCAAGTGCCAATATGGGTGCACACACATTACTTATAACAACCAACTTACAAAACATTGCACAAATGAGTTGTAATCCTGCTATGGGCGGAATTGCAAAAGGTCAAATTGTACGAGAAATTGATGCTTTGGGTGGATATAGTGCAATTGTTACAGATAAAACGGCTATACAGTTTAAAATGCTCAATAAATCGAAAGGCCCTGCAATGTGGAGTCCGAGAGCGCAATCCGATAGAATGCAGTTTGCAGAATGTTGGCGAACAATGTTAGAGCAAACACCTAATTTAGATTTTTATCAAGATTCTGTTAACGGCTTATTGTTTGAAGGAGATGTTGTGGTTGGTGTTAAAACTGCTTTAGGTTTATCCATTAAAGCAAAAACTGTTATTATTACCGCAGGTACATTTTTAAATGGTTTAATTCATATTGGTGATAAGAGTTTTGGAGGAGGAAGAGCAGGAGAAGGTGCTTCTACAGGAATTACAGAAGACCTGATTAAAAAAGGTTTTGAAGCAGGAAGAATGAAAACAGGTACCCCGCCAAGAGTAGATGGTAGATCTTTAGATTATTCTAAAATGGAAGAACAACCAGGAGACAATGAAACAGAAAAATTTTCTTATTTACCAACCTCTAAAGCACTTACAAATCAGCGTTCTTGTTACTTAACTTATACAAATAAAAAGGTTCATGATTTGCTAAGAGAAGGTTTCGATAGGTCTCCAATGTTTAATGGAAGAATTCAGTCTACGGGTCCAAGATATTGCCCTTCTGTAGAAGATAAGATTGACCGTTTTGCAACGAAAGAAAGACATCAAATTTTTGTTGAACCCGAAGGTTGGACTACCGTAGAAATGTATGTAAATGGTTTTTCTACTTCCTTGCCAGAAGATATACAAGACAAAGCTATTCGCGCAATTGCTGGTTTCGAAAATGTAAAGTTTTTACGTTACGGATATGCTATTGAGTATGATTATTTTCCACCAACACAATTAACACATTCCTTAGAAACCAAACGTATCAAAAATTTATTTTTTGCAGGTCAAATTAATGGTACTACAGGTTATGAAGAAGCAGCTGCACAAGGTTTGATGGCCGGCGTTAATGCAGCTCTAAAAGTAAAAAACAAAGAACCTTTTATTTTAAAAAGAAACGAAGCCTACATAGGAGTTTTAATTGATGACTTAATTACAAAAGGTACAGAAGAGCCCTACAGAATGTTTACCTCAAGAGCAGAATATAGAACTTTGTTAAGGCAAGATAATGCCGATTTAAGATTAACACCCATTGGTTATAAATTAGGTCTCGCATCAAAAGAGCGAATGGATAGGGTTCAAAAAAAGCAAGAGAACGCCGATCTATTAATCGACTTTCTTCAAAAAACGAGTGTTACCGAAAATGAAATTAATCCTATTTTGGCTTCAAAGAATTTGGCTCTGATTAATCAATCTATGAAGTTGTATAAGATTGCTTCTAGACCACAGTTAAATTTTTCTGATTTCAACGGATTGACAAAATTAACTACTTTTTTAAAGGAAAATAATATCGATAAAGAGGCTATCGAACAAGCTGTTATTCATTTAAAATATTCTGGCTATATAGAAAAAGAAAAAAATAATGCAGACAAACTTAATCGCTTAGAAAATGTTATTATTCCAGATTCTTTTAAGTATGAAAAAGTGAAATCATTATCTTTTGAAGCAAGAGAAAAGTTAAATAAAATTAGACCAACTTCCATTTCTCAAGCAAGCAGAATTAGTGGTGTTTCGCCAAGTGATATTTCTGTTCTTTTAGTGTATATGGGTAGGTAA